A genomic segment from Chitinophagaceae bacterium encodes:
- a CDS encoding GIY-YIG nuclease family protein: MWHVYILYSTKAAKTYTGFSNDVQRRLFEHNISESRGFTLRYRPWTLIRTENFSTKKDAMLREKFLKTGRGREQVKNFIQNFIHNAAVSAAAEKD, translated from the coding sequence ATGTGGCATGTCTATATTTTATATTCCACTAAAGCGGCTAAAACATATACAGGATTTTCAAATGATGTGCAGCGGCGGCTATTTGAACATAATATAAGTGAATCCCGTGGCTTCACTTTGCGTTACAGGCCTTGGACACTTATAAGAACAGAAAATTTTAGTACTAAAAAAGATGCCATGCTTCGGGAAAAATTTTTAAAAACTGGACGGGGAAGGGAACAAGTAAAAAATTTTATACAGAATTTTATTCATAATGCTGCGGTATCCGCCGCGGCGGAAAAGGACTGA
- a CDS encoding T9SS type A sorting domain-containing protein, with translation MKYFGFLIGLVFSFASFGQIPYYNNNYSIWEESNVLVGTANNYCNRPVEIRVNIYKPVADNNTKRPVVIFVPGGAFVSTADQNQGQMNEMAQALAKRGYVAVTADYREGVHLYPYNTGYPEVLNGGFINPFADYASLYATDNDEVYRAVYRARQDLSSIIQFIKARNLQDSSSTCKFFISGHSAGAITCLATVFMDLPSERPSAANAIAPATNPSWTNKCIWELFGTCLLWQVNGPQGKDDAAYITQNPTPFNFDAPNCYQRPDLGPMKGVLYINNNYDSKVLGIAAMCGAVDSLSFINNQTNNPAIWMYHQPADIVVPFGTGKPFNFLNGFYNPAPNSNWPVLNGSGVIENYLNANNYPAAHRLWAYSGNGNTLLTHDLLPSTTVLADSIARFFGQVMDTASLCFPDSGPLPIGFNFYVTKLQGSAKLVWETNSIDMLKFEVERSSDGVQFSSIASVDFVTGETNYSYNDTYYFKHGITYYRIKELRVNSGFNYSRVQKISNSENLITHIYPIPAKDFVKVNLNLSGNTTHIEIGLFDAVGRMVWSKIIGANTSETNIPVNKLSGGLYLLKLTINGSQNEIHKIIVQ, from the coding sequence ATGAAATATTTCGGGTTTCTAATAGGATTAGTATTTTCCTTTGCTTCTTTTGGACAAATCCCATATTACAACAATAATTATTCTATATGGGAAGAATCAAATGTATTGGTAGGCACTGCAAATAATTATTGTAACCGGCCGGTAGAAATAAGGGTAAATATTTACAAACCAGTTGCCGATAACAATACAAAAAGGCCGGTTGTGATTTTTGTTCCCGGTGGCGCCTTTGTTTCTACAGCCGACCAAAACCAGGGCCAAATGAATGAAATGGCTCAAGCCTTGGCCAAACGTGGCTATGTAGCCGTAACAGCAGATTATAGAGAAGGTGTGCACCTTTACCCTTATAACACTGGCTACCCCGAAGTATTAAACGGTGGTTTTATAAACCCATTTGCAGATTATGCTTCGCTTTATGCAACTGATAATGATGAGGTGTATAGGGCCGTTTACAGGGCAAGGCAAGACCTAAGTTCTATTATTCAATTTATTAAAGCCCGTAATTTACAAGATAGCTCCAGTACCTGTAAGTTTTTTATTTCGGGCCATAGCGCAGGAGCCATTACCTGCCTGGCTACAGTTTTTATGGATTTACCCTCTGAACGTCCTTCTGCCGCAAATGCCATAGCCCCGGCAACAAACCCCAGCTGGACCAATAAATGCATTTGGGAATTATTTGGTACTTGCCTGCTATGGCAGGTAAATGGACCCCAGGGTAAAGATGATGCCGCTTATATAACCCAAAACCCAACTCCTTTTAATTTTGATGCCCCTAATTGTTACCAGCGGCCAGACCTTGGGCCCATGAAAGGAGTTTTATATATCAATAATAATTATGATAGTAAAGTATTAGGTATTGCGGCCATGTGTGGGGCGGTTGACAGCCTTAGTTTTATAAATAACCAAACCAACAATCCGGCAATTTGGATGTACCACCAGCCTGCTGATATTGTAGTACCTTTTGGAACGGGTAAACCTTTTAATTTTTTAAATGGCTTTTACAACCCGGCACCCAACAGCAACTGGCCGGTTTTAAACGGATCAGGTGTAATTGAAAATTATTTAAATGCCAATAACTATCCTGCTGCACACCGCTTATGGGCTTACTCAGGCAATGGAAATACATTATTAACCCATGACCTTTTACCTAGCACAACGGTATTGGCAGACAGCATTGCCCGGTTTTTTGGGCAAGTAATGGATACCGCAAGTTTATGTTTTCCTGATAGTGGTCCTTTGCCTATTGGTTTTAATTTTTATGTTACTAAACTCCAGGGTTCTGCAAAACTGGTATGGGAAACCAATAGTATAGATATGCTAAAGTTTGAGGTAGAGCGCTCTTCAGATGGTGTTCAATTTTCATCAATTGCTTCAGTTGATTTTGTAACAGGAGAAACCAACTATTCTTATAACGATACTTATTATTTTAAACATGGCATTACTTACTACCGCATTAAAGAACTAAGGGTAAATAGTGGATTTAATTATAGTCGGGTTCAAAAAATCAGTAATTCCGAAAACTTAATTACTCATATTTACCCAATACCCGCTAAGGATTTTGTAAAAGTGAATTTAAATTTATCCGGAAATACTACGCATATCGAAATAGGGCTTTTTGATG
- a CDS encoding YbjN domain-containing protein gives MNTAFILKRTSLAIVLFFFIASASAQKLILADDVNSTLLKNICDDAAIKVDETKDTYIKVKETFEIYIDIDSKKRFLYMNISYPLVAEATPSKVYQLMNKLNREIILMKCYYNPEKNTVNYAYDFWIESGFTNRTFINAIKMFSSALSLSLDKDTDKLIK, from the coding sequence ATGAACACAGCATTTATTTTAAAAAGAACATCACTGGCAATTGTTTTATTCTTTTTTATAGCATCCGCCAGTGCACAAAAATTAATTTTGGCAGACGATGTTAACAGTACTCTGCTTAAAAATATTTGTGATGATGCAGCAATAAAAGTTGATGAAACAAAAGACACTTATATTAAAGTAAAAGAAACCTTTGAAATTTATATTGATATTGATTCCAAAAAAAGATTTTTATATATGAACATAAGCTATCCTTTGGTAGCGGAGGCAACACCAAGTAAAGTATATCAGTTAATGAATAAACTGAACAGGGAAATTATTTTAATGAAATGTTATTACAACCCCGAGAAAAATACCGTTAACTATGCATATGATTTTTGGATAGAAAGTGGGTTTACCAACCGCACCTTTATTAATGCCATAAAAATGTTTAGCAGTGCATTAAGCCTGTCATTAGATAAAGACACAGATAAGCTCATAAAATAA
- the recQ gene encoding DNA helicase RecQ — MATTKKASKPVKSGTKIPTEKPIGILSGKLQDYFGFDSFKGNQEKIISCILNKQDSFVIMPTGGGKSLCYQLPAMMNPGVAIIVSPLIALMKNQVDLVRSYSSKDEIAHFLNSTLNKGQQKIVKSDLASGKTKMLYVAPETLTKEENIIFFKELNISFVAVDEAHCISEWGHDFRPEYRRLKEMIDLISEDLPIIALTATATPKVQSDIIKNLGLRNPKIFISSFNRPNLHYEVMPKVNVRQTNESIVRFIKTHKNKSGIIYTLNRKTTEELAAMLNANGISAVAYHAGLDAKLRATRQDQFLNEAVQVIVATIAFGMGIDKPDIRFVIHYNIPKSIENYYQETGRAGRDGLEGKCVLYYSHKDVAKLEHLMRDKPLSEREVGAQLIYETVSYAESSVCRRKTLLYYFGEDFDDKKSCGHCDNCLNPKEKIETKAEVLIALKCIDALQERFPIEYVLNILLGKANNQVQMYSHENLGVFATGNDKDTHFWNSLIRQMLLEDLLSKDIVEYGVLKITAKGRAFMKKPTSFKTALNNLFEDANADDEATEATPAVGSAADEQLLEMLKDLRKKVAKEKNLPPFVIFLESSLEDMATMYPTSVPELEKVSGVSKGKAIRYGKPFIDIIAKHVEDNDIIRPDDFVMKSVVNRNNHKIFIIQNVDKKIPLETIAKTKDLRIDQLLEEMETIVASGTKLNLNYAIDDIVDEYEQEEIIDYFKNCQTSSLQVAQEELADSNFNWEQLKLMRIKFLCEFGN, encoded by the coding sequence ATGGCAACTACAAAAAAAGCATCTAAACCCGTTAAGTCGGGCACAAAAATACCCACAGAAAAACCCATAGGCATCCTAAGCGGCAAACTCCAGGATTATTTTGGCTTTGACAGCTTCAAAGGCAACCAGGAAAAAATAATTTCCTGTATTTTAAACAAGCAGGACAGCTTTGTAATTATGCCCACAGGCGGTGGTAAAAGCCTATGCTATCAACTCCCGGCAATGATGAACCCCGGAGTGGCAATAATTGTTTCTCCGCTTATTGCATTAATGAAAAACCAGGTAGACCTGGTACGCAGTTACAGCAGTAAAGATGAAATTGCACATTTTTTAAACAGCACCTTAAACAAAGGCCAGCAAAAAATTGTAAAAAGTGACCTGGCCAGCGGCAAAACAAAAATGCTTTACGTGGCGCCGGAAACCCTCACCAAAGAAGAAAATATTATTTTCTTTAAAGAATTAAATATTTCATTTGTAGCCGTTGATGAAGCCCATTGTATTTCTGAATGGGGCCACGACTTTAGGCCCGAATACCGCAGGCTTAAGGAAATGATTGACCTCATAAGCGAAGACCTGCCTATTATTGCACTTACCGCAACCGCTACACCCAAGGTGCAAAGCGATATTATTAAAAACCTGGGCTTACGCAACCCCAAAATTTTTATTTCCTCTTTTAACCGGCCCAACCTGCATTACGAAGTAATGCCCAAAGTAAACGTTCGCCAAACTAATGAAAGCATAGTGCGTTTTATTAAAACGCATAAAAACAAAAGCGGTATCATTTATACGCTCAACCGCAAAACCACCGAAGAACTTGCCGCCATGCTCAATGCCAACGGTATAAGCGCAGTAGCCTACCATGCTGGCCTGGATGCCAAATTAAGGGCAACCCGGCAAGACCAGTTTTTAAATGAAGCTGTTCAGGTAATTGTGGCCACCATTGCATTTGGTATGGGAATAGATAAACCTGATATTCGCTTTGTAATTCATTACAACATTCCAAAATCAATTGAAAATTATTACCAGGAAACCGGAAGGGCAGGGCGGGACGGACTTGAAGGGAAATGTGTATTGTATTACTCCCACAAAGACGTTGCCAAGCTGGAACACCTTATGCGTGACAAGCCACTAAGCGAAAGAGAAGTAGGAGCTCAACTTATTTACGAAACAGTTTCGTATGCCGAAAGCAGTGTATGCCGCCGCAAAACACTGCTCTATTATTTTGGTGAAGACTTTGATGATAAAAAAAGTTGCGGCCATTGTGATAATTGTTTAAACCCAAAAGAAAAAATTGAAACTAAAGCAGAAGTACTTATTGCACTTAAATGCATTGATGCACTGCAAGAAAGGTTCCCTATTGAATATGTACTAAACATCCTTTTGGGAAAAGCCAATAACCAGGTACAAATGTACAGTCATGAAAACCTAGGGGTTTTTGCCACAGGCAACGATAAAGACACACATTTTTGGAACAGCCTTATCCGGCAAATGCTGCTGGAAGATTTGCTTTCAAAAGATATTGTGGAGTATGGTGTATTAAAAATTACGGCTAAAGGAAGGGCGTTTATGAAAAAACCCACTTCGTTTAAAACGGCCCTCAATAATTTATTTGAAGATGCCAATGCCGATGATGAAGCAACAGAAGCAACTCCGGCAGTAGGATCGGCAGCAGACGAGCAACTGCTTGAAATGTTAAAAGACCTAAGAAAAAAAGTGGCCAAAGAAAAAAACCTTCCACCCTTTGTAATTTTCTTAGAGTCATCCTTAGAAGATATGGCTACCATGTATCCTACCTCGGTACCCGAGCTGGAAAAAGTAAGCGGTGTAAGCAAAGGAAAAGCTATCAGGTATGGTAAACCATTTATTGATATAATTGCCAAGCATGTAGAAGACAATGATATAATCCGCCCCGATGATTTTGTTATGAAAAGTGTGGTAAACAGGAATAACCACAAAATATTCATCATTCAAAATGTTGACAAAAAAATCCCCCTGGAAACTATTGCCAAAACAAAAGACCTTAGAATAGACCAGCTTTTGGAAGAAATGGAAACCATTGTTGCCAGCGGCACAAAGCTCAACTTAAATTATGCAATTGATGATATAGTGGATGAGTACGAACAAGAAGAAATAATTGATTATTTTAAAAACTGCCAAACCTCATCATTGCAAGTAGCACAAGAAGAACTTGCAGACAGTAATTTTAACTGGGAGCAGTTAAAACTAATGCGTATAAAGTTTTTGTGTGAATTTGGAAATTAG